The Opitutales bacterium ASA1 genome window below encodes:
- a CDS encoding SDR family NAD(P)-dependent oxidoreductase, protein MESMFKDRTIGVTGGLGLIGSFLCGELIRVGARVVLVDDESKGSWKYIPHLRDKVEFRKGSLENPHFAKEALEGCTSVFHLASRAYGVGFSQKNNFEMFRFNDLINTNVLDAIALHKAEQALVVSSSCVYPDDGPTPMPDSIPFGGEPERVNWGYGWAKRILEQKAVIYQKETGIPITVVRPFNIYGEHYNWVGDSSQAIPMLVKRILDGENPVLIWGTGNQRRNYIHALDCSRVMMRLLENGYFERPVNIGREETVSVRDLVSRIVASAGLDVTIVTDRTKPEGRFIKSADSKLLTAALGDDFEWKVSLREGLERMIAWYHATFPKNEAVTAG, encoded by the coding sequence ATGGAAAGCATGTTCAAGGACCGGACGATCGGAGTCACCGGAGGCCTCGGCCTCATCGGATCATTTCTCTGCGGCGAGTTGATTCGCGTCGGTGCCCGAGTCGTGCTCGTCGACGACGAGTCCAAGGGCAGTTGGAAATACATCCCGCACCTGCGCGACAAAGTGGAGTTTCGCAAAGGCAGCTTGGAGAACCCGCACTTTGCGAAAGAGGCGCTCGAGGGCTGCACCTCCGTCTTCCACCTCGCATCGCGCGCCTACGGCGTCGGCTTCAGCCAAAAGAACAACTTCGAGATGTTCAGGTTCAACGACCTGATCAACACCAACGTCCTCGACGCCATCGCCCTCCACAAGGCCGAGCAGGCGCTCGTCGTCTCCTCGAGCTGCGTGTATCCGGACGACGGTCCGACACCGATGCCCGACTCGATCCCTTTCGGCGGTGAACCGGAGCGCGTGAACTGGGGTTACGGTTGGGCCAAGCGCATCCTCGAACAAAAGGCCGTCATCTATCAAAAGGAGACCGGCATTCCGATCACCGTGGTGCGTCCCTTCAACATCTACGGCGAGCACTACAACTGGGTCGGCGACAGCTCGCAGGCGATTCCGATGCTCGTGAAGCGCATCCTCGACGGCGAAAACCCCGTGCTGATTTGGGGCACCGGCAACCAGCGCAGAAACTACATCCATGCGCTCGATTGCAGCCGCGTGATGATGCGACTACTCGAAAACGGATACTTCGAACGCCCCGTGAACATCGGGCGCGAGGAAACGGTGTCCGTTCGCGATCTCGTGTCCCGCATCGTCGCCTCGGCCGGTCTCGACGTGACGATCGTCACCGATCGCACGAAGCCCGAGGGACGTTTCATCAAGTCCGCGGACAGCAAGCTGCTCACCGCCGCTCTCGGCGACGATTTCGAGTGGAAGGTCAGCCTGCGCGAAGGCCTCGAACGCATGATCGCGTGGTACCACGCCACGTTCCCCAAGAACGAGGCAGTCACGGCCGGTTGA